ATAAGTatagtatatttttttatatataaaagctAACGAGATTTGAGGTTTCCAGAGTCGTCCTATAGCACCATGATCTTTACTGGCTCCTTTTCATAGGAAACTTGTATTGTTCATCCAAACAAGAGGGAATATTCGCTGATCTTGTTCGAAATTGAGGGTGAACAGGTACGGGGACGAGCTTTTTAATGCAAATTCCCCCCTCTACCACTGCTGATGCGCCCGCGTTTACGAGAACGCTCTCCATCGCTGTGATCAGTACAACATCAGCATCTTCCGGGGGTTGCGCGCAGAGAaacgggaggaggaggacggcgaaagagagagaggggggagagagggagaggagacatACTGGATAAAGGCTACGACAAAAAACATGATGATAATGGAGTCGAGGCGGTGGAGGATGTCGGATTTACGAGAAAGGACTGTTGAGATTTGACAGAGGGCTCGtgttgaaacctttttttttcttcttttctttcattttctgcgTGGACATTGAAGGCTACCGGACGAAAAAGGGtgagcacccccccccccccccacccccccacacgGATGCCTCGGAAGGTAAAAACGGGCTACACTGCTGGAACTAGAAAGGCACCGAGACGCATCCCCTCTCACGGATCGGTAATAAAAGGACATCCCGAAGGAAGCTCCGGACTGATGGATGAGGATGAAACCCAGCTTTAACCCACAGGCACTGTGAAATAACAGGGAAAAATCCTGTTTTGATGGATTTGTTTCTATCATTCATGGTGTAGCCCCGAGGAAACGAGCCTTAGACAGCAATGTTGAATTACTGGTCTTGGTAAATTATTCATTATAGTGGTGTAGGTAGGCTATGATTTGTTTCTATTGCTTCGATGTAGCATTCCCCCCTCATTCGTTTTTACCATGCTCAGCCTTGtgatattacacacacatttgcaggTTACATTTTTCTACTGTGTGGTTATGTAGGCCCACTTAATAGCCTTTAACAATAGCCAAAGTGGGGGAAATTTAAGCACATTTAGTAGAGAGGTTTTTTTCTTGTAAGAGGGGGTGGAAAGAGAGATACACAACCCCAACATGTTGCCTTCCCAAGAAGCCTCCAAGATCTACCATGACAATTACATGCGCAACTCTCGGGCCATCGGGGTGCTTTGGGCCATCTTCACCATCTGCTTCGCCATCGTCAACGTGGTGGTGTTCATCCAGCCCTACTGGATCGGAGACAGCGACAACACGCCGCAGGCCGGCTACTTCGGTCTCTTCCACTACTGCGTGGGCACCGGGCCGTCGCCCAGCCGCGAGTTCACCTGCGTGGGCAGCTTCTCCGACTTCAGCTCTATCCCGTCCGGAGCCTTCAAGGCAGCCTCGGTGTTCGTGCttctgtccatggtgctgaccCTCAGCTGCATCGCCTGCATGGCgctgttcttcttctgcaaCACCTCCACCGTTTACAAGACCTGCGCCTGGATGCAGCTGCTGTGCGGTAGGTGATCCTGGCATTGTTATTTGTAGGAGGAAAGGCTTTATTTCGTGTTTTTCAGTCAGAGCGAtgcatatgtatttttaatcagaatcagaattattgtattcatcccacagaggggacgtTTTAATTGTTACAGCATAGAGTGAGACAACAAGTTTTACACTATTAGAACATCAGCCTGCACAtaatatctaaaataaaaaagggtacAATTTACAGAAGTACACATTCATGCAAGTAGCAGTTTTATGAAATAAGTATAACACTGCAGAAGAAAGCAGGTAGCTGTGATAGCAGGTATAAAAATACTGTAGTAAAATGATATCCTGCACATAAATACAGATTATTGTTACAGAAATGGAGGGACTAATTAAGTAgcactaataataatattagcTAGGAACAGATTACACATAAGTGTTGTTTCATTATAATCTAATGaatgtattcttttattttatacattgaAGTCAGTTAACCCATCTTTACAGTCATCACTGCATCTTTTTTGTTCTCTACCTTAAACAGCAAAGGTATGTTATAGGACAATAACATGACCATATGATGAATTCCAAACTGGAAAAAGTGCCGAATTCCCACGTGT
The Eleginops maclovinus isolate JMC-PN-2008 ecotype Puerto Natales chromosome 1, JC_Emac_rtc_rv5, whole genome shotgun sequence genome window above contains:
- the LOC134867308 gene encoding LHFPL tetraspan subfamily member 4 protein-like, with product MLPSQEASKIYHDNYMRNSRAIGVLWAIFTICFAIVNVVVFIQPYWIGDSDNTPQAGYFGLFHYCVGTGPSPSREFTCVGSFSDFSSIPSGAFKAASVFVLLSMVLTLSCIACMALFFFCNTSTVYKTCAWMQLLCGVCLVLGCMIFPDGWDSEVIRDMCGEHAGKYSLGDCSVRWAYMLAIMGILDALILSFLAFVLGNRQTDFYLDDLQTDNKDFAVSRIEVRDRREPRYGVQRLH